CCCATTTACCTTTATCCGTAAACTCAATATTACCCATGTATTGACCACTTCCACTACTTTCTAATGCAGCTTCAATTGGCTTTGACTTATCCATATTCATGCCACCCATGTCAGAATTCTTGTCCATTTCTGCACTTAACTTAACTTCAGCATTTTCAACCTCTTTATTATTATCATCATGCAGTGTAACCATCACATCATTCTTACCAGTTTTAACTTTATTATCTTTATTGAAAGTTAACTCTGCTTTAATACCACTTGCACTTTTTTCAGTGCCTTTTCCCATGTCCATATTCCCCATCCCATCAGCAAAAGCTGCTGTTGATAAACCTAACGTAAATATTAAACCTGCTATTGCACCTCTAATTGTTTTCTTTTTCATTGTTTTTTGACTCCCTTCATGTCATGCCTAAAGACTTAATTTCCTCTTATTTGTTATAATTAAATATTTTTATCGTTTACCATATTTCTTTTTCCAAAAAGAGATGATCAATTGATCAATACCTATTTTATATGCATTAGCTCCAGCTGCCATTAAAATTATAGCGGCAGTATATAAAATTGGATTAGTACTAGTAGTTCCTGCTAATAGATAATTTAAATTCATAAATGCTCCACCAATCAAACCTGCAATAGTAAAAGCGCCAAGTATTAAACTAACACCAACAAGAACTTCTCCAACCGGAACTACATATGTGAATACTCCTGCATTTGGCAAAGCAACACTTTCAACAAATCTTGCATACCACCACTGCACTCCTGGATGATCTCCAGTTG
The window above is part of the Clostridium saccharoperbutylacetonicum N1-4(HMT) genome. Proteins encoded here:
- a CDS encoding FixH family protein; translation: MKKKTIRGAIAGLIFTLGLSTAAFADGMGNMDMGKGTEKSASGIKAELTFNKDNKVKTGKNDVMVTLHDDNNKEVENAEVKLSAEMDKNSDMGGMNMDKSKPIEAALESSGSGQYMGNIEFTDKGKWVVTANVTVNGEKKDIKFDVDVVSAGPNWVVIGGFVGIVAVIIIVAAVKKKSKK
- a CDS encoding DoxX family protein, with the protein product MKFLKNKYLVPVWTILRIWLGYQWIVPGIEKLQDPTWVGSQAGVAITGFLKGSLAKSTGDHPGVQWWYARFVESVALPNAGVFTYVVPVGEVLVGVSLILGAFTIAGLIGGAFMNLNYLLAGTTSTNPILYTAAIILMAAGANAYKIGIDQLIISFWKKKYGKR